A window of the Hymenobacter sp. GOD-10R genome harbors these coding sequences:
- a CDS encoding lantibiotic dehydratase yields the protein MRHLYSFHPNLILRTTAQAFSTDFDENTILTALNDKQFAEAVYLASPGLYEECCKWQAGNLRDPKKVARLRATLTRYYTRMRSRCTPFGLFAGCSVIRWGAQNHVQLVSARNTRHTRLDMHYLCALAQHLAQKTTIRPLLRYWPQTSLYQLGAELRYVEYYYADGQRVHQISSVEATPPLLKILAATRSGLTYETLLELLVTEESVDVEEASFFVQTLIDSQLIVSELEPTVTGPEYLSHLQKVLTCMHAAVPSDEISTALDLINTVAKKLHALDQESVNSSQSYQWIAAALRALEVPIEPDKLFQTDLICGVDEVASTLDHTLQDRLLEAVRALTYLSRPTRNHRLEHFKQRFQQRYEEQEVSLLEALDTESGLSYSDYGKHSYSPLVYDLYLTETATDVLHQQDEVQRFLARKLREAEQQHQYTVELTPDEVQAFTPVADPLPPSLSILFRIVGEQLALDSVGGSSAVNLLGRFAHADPDLETIVRDITAHEQRQNSTVVFAEICHLPVSRIGNILLRPSFRDFEIPYLAQSTQPSENQIAVQDLLVSVRQGQLVLRSRQTGHQIIPRLSTAHNFSHQALPVYEFLCDLQTQGLQAHLGVKWETAPSGTKFFPRLTYQQVVLQGAAWHLTASDLQTLLTAPPAEQEVRFRAFQAQWQLPRFFTLADGDHELLVDTENPLLRQVWLDTIRQRPSIKLKEFLFDPATSPVRDEQYRPHVQQLLALLVRNTPCYPAVTLTSTVMADEDVPRNFALGSEWLYYKWYCGPQMANRILREVLRPLTQELQERQLIDKWFFIRYADPDNHLRVRFHLPVIGRLGETVQLISHYLAPCLGTGYIWKSQTDTYCRELERYGPRTIVLSESLFHYQSIALLRDLEQFTGDDDTAYWQWGLYAIDELLEAFAVPLDQKLILLQELRESFAQEFSMDKPLKTQLDAKYRLYRSLITQTLTPTVQVPVSLQQLATAIRQQLSKSDDELSQAHLLGSYIHMLLNRLIPAQARLHELVLYDFLSRYYQSCRVQQLQQVIVP from the coding sequence ATGAGGCACTTGTACAGTTTTCATCCTAATCTAATTCTTCGAACTACCGCTCAAGCATTCAGCACTGATTTTGACGAGAATACTATTCTGACAGCACTTAACGACAAGCAGTTTGCGGAAGCAGTATACCTAGCATCCCCTGGCCTATATGAAGAATGCTGCAAGTGGCAAGCTGGCAACCTACGCGATCCGAAGAAGGTGGCTAGGTTACGTGCTACCCTCACGCGGTACTACACGCGGATGCGCAGTCGTTGCACGCCCTTTGGACTATTTGCTGGCTGCTCCGTTATTCGATGGGGTGCGCAAAACCACGTGCAACTGGTCTCCGCCCGGAATACTCGCCACACGCGTCTGGATATGCACTACCTATGTGCTCTGGCACAACACCTAGCACAAAAGACTACCATTCGACCACTACTGCGCTATTGGCCCCAAACAAGCTTGTATCAGCTTGGTGCCGAACTGCGCTATGTGGAATATTATTATGCGGACGGTCAGCGGGTCCACCAAATCAGCTCAGTGGAGGCTACTCCACCTCTTCTAAAAATATTGGCGGCCACTCGTAGTGGGCTAACTTATGAAACCTTGCTAGAACTTCTAGTTACTGAAGAATCGGTTGATGTAGAAGAAGCAAGTTTTTTTGTGCAGACTCTGATTGATTCACAACTAATCGTAAGTGAACTAGAGCCAACTGTCACAGGTCCAGAGTATCTCTCGCATCTTCAAAAAGTATTAACCTGCATGCACGCAGCAGTACCAAGCGACGAAATTAGTACCGCGTTAGATTTAATTAATACAGTTGCCAAAAAATTGCATGCACTTGATCAAGAATCAGTTAACTCAAGCCAAAGTTACCAATGGATTGCCGCAGCTCTGCGGGCGCTAGAAGTACCAATTGAACCTGATAAGCTGTTCCAGACCGATTTAATTTGCGGTGTAGACGAAGTTGCATCAACCCTAGACCATACTCTACAAGACAGGCTGTTAGAAGCCGTGAGGGCTTTAACTTACTTAAGTCGCCCTACTCGTAACCACCGGTTAGAGCATTTCAAACAACGCTTTCAGCAGCGCTATGAGGAGCAGGAGGTGTCACTACTGGAAGCATTAGATACGGAGAGCGGCTTATCTTATTCCGACTATGGTAAGCATAGTTACTCCCCGTTGGTTTACGATCTTTATCTGACTGAAACAGCCACTGACGTCTTGCACCAGCAGGACGAAGTACAGCGCTTCCTAGCCCGCAAACTACGTGAGGCGGAGCAGCAACACCAGTATACTGTTGAACTTACCCCGGATGAGGTGCAGGCCTTCACGCCTGTTGCCGATCCGCTACCCCCTTCTTTGAGCATCCTATTTCGAATAGTTGGCGAACAGCTAGCGCTCGACAGCGTAGGTGGATCCAGTGCTGTGAATCTGCTAGGCCGTTTCGCTCATGCAGATCCTGATCTCGAAACCATCGTGCGCGACATCACGGCCCATGAACAACGGCAGAACTCCACAGTAGTTTTTGCTGAAATCTGTCACCTTCCCGTGAGCCGCATTGGAAACATCTTGCTACGCCCGTCTTTTCGCGACTTTGAAATTCCGTACCTGGCTCAATCCACCCAGCCTTCTGAAAACCAAATAGCAGTGCAAGATCTTTTGGTGTCCGTTCGCCAAGGCCAGTTGGTTCTACGTTCGCGGCAGACCGGCCATCAAATCATACCGCGGCTAAGTACAGCGCATAACTTCTCCCATCAAGCCTTGCCTGTCTATGAGTTTCTATGTGATTTACAAACGCAAGGTTTACAGGCGCATTTAGGTGTCAAATGGGAGACTGCGCCGTCAGGAACGAAATTTTTCCCTCGGCTTACTTACCAGCAAGTTGTGCTACAAGGAGCTGCTTGGCACCTTACAGCTAGTGACCTGCAGACCTTATTAACTGCTCCCCCAGCAGAACAGGAGGTACGTTTCCGAGCTTTTCAAGCGCAATGGCAATTACCACGCTTTTTTACCTTGGCCGACGGAGACCACGAACTATTAGTTGACACTGAGAATCCCTTGCTCCGCCAAGTCTGGCTGGACACTATTCGCCAGCGTCCTTCTATTAAGCTTAAGGAATTCCTCTTTGATCCTGCAACTAGTCCCGTTCGCGACGAGCAATACCGGCCGCATGTGCAACAGCTACTCGCTCTGTTAGTGCGTAATACACCTTGTTACCCAGCGGTTACGCTCACATCAACAGTAATGGCTGACGAGGACGTACCACGTAACTTTGCGCTTGGCTCAGAGTGGCTATATTATAAATGGTACTGCGGACCGCAAATGGCTAACCGTATTCTGCGCGAGGTTCTACGGCCACTTACGCAAGAATTACAGGAACGGCAGCTGATTGACAAGTGGTTTTTTATTCGTTACGCTGATCCAGATAATCATCTACGAGTGCGTTTTCACCTGCCAGTTATTGGGCGCTTGGGTGAGACAGTGCAACTAATTAGCCACTACTTAGCCCCCTGTCTGGGTACCGGCTACATTTGGAAGAGCCAAACCGATACTTACTGCCGAGAACTAGAGCGTTATGGCCCCCGCACTATTGTCCTATCAGAAAGCCTATTTCACTATCAAAGTATAGCATTGCTCCGTGACTTGGAGCAGTTTACTGGGGATGACGATACCGCCTATTGGCAATGGGGACTATATGCTATAGATGAGCTATTAGAGGCTTTCGCCGTTCCGCTGGACCAGAAACTTATTCTGTTGCAGGAGCTACGTGAGTCTTTCGCGCAAGAATTTAGCATGGACAAGCCGCTTAAAACTCAGTTAGATGCAAAATACCGCCTGTACCGCTCATTAATCACACAAACGCTTACACCTACAGTTCAGGTGCCGGTATCGCTTCAGCAGCTAGCTACGGCTATTCGCCAACAATTATCTAAAAGTGATGACGAATTATCCCAAGCTCATTTGCTGGGTAGCTACATTCACATGCTGTTGAACCGACTAATTCCAGCGCAGGCTCGGCTTCACGAATTGGTATTGTACGACTTTCTAAGCCGTTACTATCAATCTTGCCGAGTGCAGCAATTACAGCAAGTTATTGTGCCGTGA